The sequence TCTTTATAGCAATTGGCAGGAAAGGTGTCAAGGAAAAAATTAAAATATTTTAATATTTTTTTCACGGAAACTTTCTCCTTTATTCAAAAGGGGTTAAGAAGTTTTTTAAATGTGCTATAATCTGGTTAAGATAAATAATCCCAAGGAGGGAATATGGAGCCTAAGGATGTGAGATTACAGAAACTTCTTGAAACCTACGGCAGGACCATCATTCTTCCCTATGACCAGGGGCTTGAACATGGACCAAAGGACTTCTTCGATGCCCGTTTTGCCGAGAACCCCATGCACATCATAACTATTGCGAAAAAGGGGCGGTATAACGCTGTTGCGCTCCACATCGGCAATGCCAGGAGGTTTTTCCATACCATGTATGGCGAGATGCCGCTGGTATTGAAGATAAACGGCAAGACAGGGATCCCCGGTGACGATGAGCCCCTCTCCCCGTTGACAGCTTCCATTGACGATGCGCTGGAGCTTTCCGCAATTGCCATCGGTTATACCCTCTATGTAGGATCACCGAGGCAGGACGAGGACATAGAACAGTTTGCAGTGATCAGGGAGGAGGCGCACAGAGCAGGTCTGCCCGTTATTGTCTGGTCATACCCGCGGGGACGCGACATAGAAGAAAAAGGTGGAAAGAACAGCCTTTTTGCCATTGAGTACGCGGCGCGGGTTGCCGCAGAGCTTGGCGCGGACATGGTGAAAGTGAACGTCCCGGGCTTAAAAAAGGATGCGAATATCCCTGCACCATACAACGGGCTCGACGTTTCACTCGAAGAGGCGGTGAAGAGGGTCATAGGCGCTGCCGCCGGCATACCGGTTATTTTTGCAGGCGGCGAGATGATTTCTGACGAGGACCTCCTCGCAAAGGCACGACTTTGCATACGGGCAGGCGGATCGGGCTTCATATTCGGCAGGAACATCTGGCAGAGACCCTTGGACAGCGCCCTGGCGATCACCGCGAAGTTAAAGAATATCATAAAGGAAGAGAGAGGTAAGAGGTAATAGGTGATAGGCGATAGGCCGTGCGCTTTGTCATTGCGAGCCCGGCAGGGCGTGGGGTAGTGTCATTGCGAGCGAAGCGCGGCAATCTTATTTAATAGATCACCACAGATCGCCATGTTGCTTACGCTCCTCCTAAGAAACTTGCCCGGTCTCATGTGTCAAAAGCAAGTTTCTTTTCTGATAACACCCGTCAGTATGGGGGTCAGATGCTCGCGATGATAATAAAAGATGATAATAAAAGATGATAATAAAAGATGATAATAAAAGATGATAATAAAAGATGATAATAAAAGATGATAATAAAAGATGATAATAAAAGATGATAATAAAAGAGGCTCGTTATTGGCTATCAGCTATGAACTATGAGCTATCACCTATGAGCTAACCTGGTTGTATTATGGAACGTTACCGGATACTTGACCATGAAGCGGATGCGGGGTTTGAGGTATATGGCGGAACCATGGAGGAACTTTTCCAAAACGGGGTCTACGCGCTATTCTCGCTGATAACGGACATAGAGGTTGTTCAACCTCTTATAGAAAAAAGGATTACCGTTAACGGCAACGGTGAGTTGTTCATAAACCTTCTTAATGACAGCCTGTATATGTGGGACACGGAAGGGTTTATCCCAAAGACCCTCTCCATACATGTGGGCCGTGAACACGCAGAAGGGGTTGCCAGGGGAGAGATCTTTGATCCCGTTAGACACTTGATAAAACAGGAGGTCAAAGCGGTCACATACCACAAATTCCGGATAGTGGAAGAAAAAGGGATGCTCAAGGCAACGGTCATTGTGGACCTGTAAAAGGCAGCGGAGAGCTTGGAGCAGAGAGCGGAGAGACGAAAGCATGGAGCATAGCGAAAAATCATGGCAAATCCGAAATCCTCATATCGCAAGGTTCAATCCTGACGAAGGAGGGACAATCCTAAACAAATTCGAATGTTCCAATTTTTAAAATTCAAAACAGTTAAACAAAATAACCGTCGTCATTGCGAGCGTAGCGCGGCAATCTCATACAACAGATTGCCACAGATCGCCACGTCGCTTACGCTCCTCGCGATGACACTATAAGGAGAGGGAATCCTCGCGATGACACTATAAGGAGAGGGAATCCTCGCGATGACAACACGTTTTGAACATTTGATATTTGAATTTAGATATTGTTTAGGATTTGATGCTTCGTGCTTAGAATTTATTACGACTATGCGTGAAATGGCAGGCAAACGATCATAGCAATAGATTGCAAAATGATATAAAATTGATATATGGAAGACAGACCGAAGATATTACTGAAGAAGATCGACGAGAACAGGTATGTCGTTGAAAAGCACGGCGACATGCGCGTCGAAGGTATTGTCTATATTAACGAAGAGCTTCTCAGGGATTTCGGGAAGGACGAGAGCGTCAGGCAGGTGGAAAATGTTGCCTGTCTTCCGGGAATTGTCAACGCCTCCATGGCCATGCCCGACATACACTGGGGCTATGGTTTCCCCATCGGCGGTGTAGCTGCATTTGATATTACGGAAGGGATCATCTCCCCCGGCGGTGTCGGATACGACATAAACTGCGGGGTGAGGCTTATGCGCTCCGCGTTGAGCGCGCGGGAGATGGGTGGGAAGGTCAGCGACATCATCGACAGGCTTTTTATTAATATTCCAAGCGGTGTAGGTTCACACAGGAAGGACCTGAGACTCAGCAGGAAGGACCTGGAAAAGGTGCTTGCGAAAGGGGCGCAATGGGCAATAGGGCAGGGGTATGGCACAGAGAACGATGTACGGTTCATAGAGGATAACGGGCAGATCTCTTTTGCGGATCCTGAAAACGTATCTGAAAAGGCATACGAGCGCGGGAAAGACCAGCTTGGTACCCTGGGGAGTGGTAACCACTTTGTTGAGGTCGGCCGTATTACGGAGATCTATGATGAAAAGGCCGCAGAGGCCTTCGGACTTTTCCAGGACCAGGTCACCGTCATGGTCCATACCGGTTCAAGAGGACTCGGCTATCAGGTCTGTGATGACTACATCAGGCAGATGATAAAGGCATCGGAGAAGTACGGGATCCAGCTTCCCGACAGGCAGCTCTGCTGTGCGCCATTCGATTCCCCGGAGGGGCAGAGGTATTTCTCGGCAATGGCTGCTGCTGCGAACTATGCATTTGCGAACAGGCAGATGATCACCCACTGGGTGAGGGAGACCTTTGAACAGGTTTTTCATACAGGCGCAGGCAAACTCGGCCTGTCGCTGGTATATGATGTATGCCACAACATTGCGAAACTGGAAAGGCACATTGTCAAGGGTAAAGAATCAAGATTATGTGTCCACCGGAAGGGGGCTACAAGGTCTTTCGCTCCGGAGAATACGGCAGTACCCGAGGAGTACAGGAAGGTCGGTCAGCCGGTATTGATCCCCGGGGATATG comes from Syntrophorhabdaceae bacterium and encodes:
- a CDS encoding archease; protein product: MERYRILDHEADAGFEVYGGTMEELFQNGVYALFSLITDIEVVQPLIEKRITVNGNGELFINLLNDSLYMWDTEGFIPKTLSIHVGREHAEGVARGEIFDPVRHLIKQEVKAVTYHKFRIVEEKGMLKATVIVDL
- a CDS encoding RtcB family protein, which translates into the protein MEDRPKILLKKIDENRYVVEKHGDMRVEGIVYINEELLRDFGKDESVRQVENVACLPGIVNASMAMPDIHWGYGFPIGGVAAFDITEGIISPGGVGYDINCGVRLMRSALSAREMGGKVSDIIDRLFINIPSGVGSHRKDLRLSRKDLEKVLAKGAQWAIGQGYGTENDVRFIEDNGQISFADPENVSEKAYERGKDQLGTLGSGNHFVEVGRITEIYDEKAAEAFGLFQDQVTVMVHTGSRGLGYQVCDDYIRQMIKASEKYGIQLPDRQLCCAPFDSPEGQRYFSAMAAAANYAFANRQMITHWVRETFEQVFHTGAGKLGLSLVYDVCHNIAKLERHIVKGKESRLCVHRKGATRSFAPENTAVPEEYRKVGQPVLIPGDMGRASYVLCGTERAMEDTFGSTCHGAGRVMSRGEALRRTKGRSVQKEMEERNVYVRAANRGTLGEEMPEAYKDVSKVVQVVHAAGISRLVAKIVPLGSIKG